The proteins below are encoded in one region of Paramisgurnus dabryanus chromosome 2, PD_genome_1.1, whole genome shotgun sequence:
- the znf16l gene encoding zinc finger protein 16-like — protein sequence MNRKRNHCYNETGQSSEPQSAFMDITGPFSRNDEDFSELEPDEQLVCSVTEITEHLGRNITVVLESALSEIRKLVSVRIRVLKMELREKSDEIELLKAKLESTEKDGRVSNSSSLEGRKTDNQPGQKYSADLKKTKPGMPVVKKENINAICDYLMKDKNQRGGAEVDSDQSDQAFGSERDARAEPQPHASLSLWTDSGAGDTDADTDIFNMLPSASKRMYDYEWMTGVELNSAEFKGDPEMKCENVPAEEGDDNEDSDGGRGRLRSVSDSNPSQFSLDTPGSPREDRSSPAEDNVDRIEPGQQFSSHTFICPFCGTLCPDSSFLEEHIKLMHHDERTQALQSPPGGSSSRGDGDSGEAGRALAGPEGHVRGAPVKKVEGGYECGDCGRHFNYLGNLRQHQRIHTGEKPFVCSECGERFRHAARLKSHRLSHSGAQSPFPCPQCGKGFPVLSGLKRHQRVHTGESPYACPQCGRRFKELGNLYTHMRIHSGATPYSCYQCGRSFRHLGTYKSHRCMPATQLPSGHSPAWAQEDKVQTG from the exons ATGAACCGTAAAAGAAACCATTGCTATAACGAAACAGGACAGTCGTCGGAGCCCCAGAGCGCGTTTATGGACATTACAGGGCCCTTCAGTCGAAATGATGAAGATTTCTCTGAGCTCGAACCAGACGAGCAGCTCGTATGCTCGGTGACCGAGATCACGGAACATCTCGGCAGGAACATCACGGTGGTGCTGGAGTCCGCGCTGTCTGAGATACGAAAGCTGGTCAGCGTCCGGATCAGAGTCCTGAAAATGGAGCTCCGCGAGAAAAGCGACGAGATCGAGCTGCTCAAGGCCAAACTGGAGTCGACGGAGAAAGACGGAAGAGTTTCTAACTCCAGCAGTTTGGAGGGCAGGAAAACTGACAATCAACCGGGCCAGAAATACAGCGCAGACCTGAAAAAGACCAAACCCGGGATGCCAGTGGTCAAGAAGGAGAACATAAACGCGATCTGTGACTATCTGATGAAGGATAAGAACCAGCGGGGTGGTGCTGAAGTGGATAGCGACCAAAGCGACCAGGCATTTGGGTCAGAGCGGGATGCGCGCGCTGAACCGCAGCCGCACGCGTCTCTGAGCCTGTGGACGGATAGCGGTGCCGGGGATACGGACGCGGACACGGACATTTTTAACATGTTACCGTCCGCCAGCAAACGCATGTATGACTATGAGTGGATGACTGGAGTGGAGCTCAATTCAGCCGAGTTCAAAG GTGATCCTGAAATGAAATGTGAAAACGTTCCTGCTGAGGAAGGTGATGACAATGAAGATTCAGACGGAGGTAGAGGACGTTTGCggtcagtttctgactcaaaccccTCTCAATTTTCTTTAGACACACCAGGCTCCCCCCGAGAAGACAGAAGCAGCCCAGCAGAGGACAATGTCGACAGAATAGAGCCAG GTCAGCAATTCTCCTCTCATACCTTTATTTGCCCCTTCTGTGGGACTCTCTGCCCTGACTCCTCTTTCCTGGAGGAACACATAAAGCTTATGCACCACGATGAGAGAACCCAGGCTCTGCAGTCCCCTCCGGGAGGTTCTTCCTCTCGTGGGGATGGTGATTCGGGGGAAGCAGGGCGAGCTCTGGCAGGCCCAGAAGGACATGTAAGAGGGGCACCTGTGAAGAAAGTGGAGGGTGGCTACGAGTGTGGAGACTGTGGCCGGCATTTCAACTATTTGGGCAACCTGCGACAGCACCAGCGCATCCACACTGGCGAGAAGCCGTTTGTCTGCTCCGAGTGCGGGGAACGTTTCCGCCATGCCGCACGTCTCAAGAGTCACCGTCTTAGCCACAGTGGGGCCCAGAGCCCCTTTCCTTGCCCTCAGTGTGGTAAAGGCTTCCCGGTGCTGTCTGGACTTAAGCGCCATCAACGTGTACATACTGGAGAGAGTCCTTATGCTTGTCCCCAGTGCGGGCGCAGATTTAAGGAGCTGGGCAatttatatacacacatgcGCATTCACAGTGGGGCCACGCCCTATTCTTGCTACCAGTGTGGGCGGAGTTTCAGACATCTAGGCACATATAAGAGTCATCGCTGTATGCCTGCTACTCAGCTGCCCAGTGGGCATAGTCCAGCATGGGCACAGGAAGACAAGGTGCAAACTGGCTAA